ACATTGGGATTTCATTTGTCATTGGGATTTGGACATTGGGATTTTTATTCTTTGGCTTCATTATTTTCCTTAACATTATCTAAACATATACATTCCTTATTTCCCTATAGGGTGAATAGTTACAAAAGTTTTTGATATTTTGATATAATATATCTTATCATAAAGCAATCCGACGCAAAGGTAGCGAAATATAGGAATTTATATTAATTGGTAATGAATTGGTGAATGGGTTTGCCTCATTAATCCTTTTCACCGTTCCAAACCCGCGTGATACTGATTTACCAATGCCCCGGTTTTATCTTCTTAACTTAAAATTTTACCTTCAATATCTTTCAGTATCTCTTCGCAGGATATATGATAACTTGGCAAAATATTATTATCGTAATGAACATGATGGGGATATGTTTCAATGTGTTTGTGATGTCCTGAATTATCCCATCGCATCAATATCTGTTTATTCACATCTTGCCAATGAT
Above is a window of bacterium DNA encoding:
- a CDS encoding DUF6516 family protein — translated: MIDDSELYIREYSDVDERNYSYHWQDVNKQILMRWDNSGHHKHIETYPHHVHYDNNILPSYHISCEEILKDIEGKILS